A single Bicyclus anynana chromosome 19, ilBicAnyn1.1, whole genome shotgun sequence DNA region contains:
- the LOC128199138 gene encoding uncharacterized protein LOC128199138 — MLILHHIRWRPGPGFSSRDAFASDRRVKFWRHFDLIFRRNKYEMPKTRARKTNKAKWTLDDLANAVKLIEEQKFSIRKAAEMMNIPFASLHKRYKKNIIKPPHLGRYTVFSPEMEKELADTIKKMANLFYGCTPYQIKRAAFEYAEALKLKHNFNTVSRLAGRVWFDGFVTRNNISVRKPEATSINRVTAFNRTEVQQFYTLLEELIEKYKFVPKNIYNCDETGISTVQDPGKILAATGQKRVGSITSWERGKNITLLCAMSATGGYVPPMFIFPRKRMTPTLEKDGPTGAIYKCSDNGWINEELFLQWLKHFTHFTKPSAEEPILLVLDNHASHISLSIYEYCKENHVHMLSLPPHTSHRMQPLDVSFFGPFKAAYRRECDLFIKSQLLQKITPYDVASLVKKAFSNVASMSKGEAGFRATGIFPINPNVFTDEDFLPAEVLQVEPIVVQDVAESTSAVAIDSAPTLPATIELDRNSPIPSTSTAPTLPATIELDRISPIPSTSTFCHTTSESRTDMAPNLTIQNFIQMPKQKTVVKTNGGRKKQHATILTSTPLKDALVDKENKKKEKAAKNKGKRVGKKSNPQKISREKVKKKILQDSNDTSVSDVNTDELCQDDENDDAGDAGNLCLVCGEFGRDNETWYRCTSCGLWAHAECTGWDSAHNYVCDMC; from the exons ATGCTAATATTGCATCATATTCGTTGGCGACCGGGACCTGGCTTTAGTTCGCGCGACGCATTCGCGAGTGACAGACGTGTGAAGTTTTGGCGCCATTTTGATCTAATTTTTCGACGTAATAAATACGAG aTGCCGAAAACTCGTgctagaaaaacaaataaagctaAATGGACTTTAGACGACCTGGCAAATGCTGTAAAGCTGATTGaagaacaaaaattttcaatcaGAAAAGCTGCCGAGATGATGAATATTCCATTTGCCAGTCTTCACAAGAGgtacaagaaaaatataattaagccACCTCATCTCGGTCGTTATACTGTATTTAGCCCTGAGATGGAAAAAGAATTAGCGGACACCATTAAGAAAATGGCTAACTTATTTTATGGGTGCACTCCATATCAAATAAAAAGAGCCGCATTTGAATACGCTGAAGCCCTTAAGCTGAAACACAATTTTAATACCGTTTCGAGGTTGGCTGGACGAGTGTGGTTTGATGGATTTGTTACCAGGAATAATATTTCTGTGCGGAAGCCCGAAGCTACTAGCATTAACAGGGTTACAGCCTTCAACAGAACTGAAGTTCAACAATTCTACACGCTGCTAGAAGAGCTAATAGAAAAATACAAGTTTGtaccaaagaatatatacaaCTGCGACGAAACTGGTATATCTACCGTCCAGGATCCAGGAAAAATATTGGCTGCAACAGGGCAAAAGAGAGTAGGAAGCATAACAAGTTGGGAAAGGGGTAAGAATATAACTCTACTCTGCGCCATGAGCGCCACTGGTGGATATGTCCCCCCAATGTTTATATTCCCCCGAAAGAGGATGACACCAACTCTAGAAAAGGATGGCCCAACAGGAGCAATATATAAATGCTCTGACAACGGTTGGATAAATGAAGAACTTTTCCTTCAATGGCTCAAGCACTTCACCCACTTTACCAAACcttctgcagaagaaccaatacTATTAGTGTTGGATAACCATGCAAGCCACATTTCTTTGTCGATATATGAGTATTGCAAGGAAAACCATGTCCATATGCTATCACTACCACCTCACACATCTCATCGCATGCAGCCATTGGATGTGTCCTTTTTTGGTCCATTCAAGGCTGCATATAGAAGAGAATgcgatttattcataaaaagccagcttttacaaaaaataacaccATACGATGTTGCTTCATTGGTCAAAAAGGCATTTTCGAATGTTGCCTCTATGAGCAAAGGCGAAGCTGGTTTCAGAGCAACGGGAATATTTCCTATAAATCCCAATGTTTTCACAGATGAAGACTTTCTGCCAGCTGAAGTCCTTCAGGTAGAACCAATTGTAGTTCAAGATGTTGCTGAATCGACTTCTGCTGTTGCTATTGACTCCGCACCAACCCTACCAGCTACTATTGAGCTAGATCGGAATAGTCCTATTCCGAGTACATCCACCGCACCAACCCTACCAGCTACTATTGAATTAGATCGAATTAGTCCTATTCCGAGCACATCCACATTTTGTCATACTACTTCTGAATCAAGGACTGACATGGCACCAAATCTTACAATCCAAAATTTCATTCAGATGCCTAAACAAAAAACTGTTGTCAAGACAAACGGAGGAAGAAAAAAACAGCATGCAACTATTTTGACATCCACACCACTCAAAGACGCCCTAGtggataaagaaaataaaaagaaggaGAAAGCTGCGAAGAATAAAGGAAAACGAGTAGGAAAGAAGAGCAATCCACAAAAGATCAGTCGTGAGAAGGTTAAGAAGAAAATTCTACAGGACTCTAATGACACTTCGGTGTCAGATGTAAATACTGATGAGTTATGTcaggatgatgaaaatgatgatgcaggAGATGCAGGGAACTTGTGTCTTGTATGTGGCGAATTTGGGCGAGACAATGAGACATGGTACCGGTGCACTTCTTGTGGGCTCTGGGCGCATGCCGAATGTACTGGATGGGATTCTGCGCACAATTATGTGTGCGATATGTGTTGA